A window of Streptomyces sp. SAI-127 contains these coding sequences:
- the ruvC gene encoding crossover junction endodeoxyribonuclease RuvC, translating into MRVLGVDPGLTRCGVGVVEGVAGRPLTMIGVGVVRTPADAELGQRLVAIEQGIEQWLDEHRPECVAVERVFSQHNVRTVMGTAQASAVAMLCAARRGIPVALHTPSEVKAAVTGSGRADKAQVGAMVTRLLRLDAPPKPADAADALALAICHIWRAPAQNRLQQAVALHAATARKGRTA; encoded by the coding sequence GTGCGCGTACTCGGGGTGGACCCCGGACTGACGCGGTGCGGTGTCGGTGTGGTTGAAGGCGTTGCCGGCAGGCCGCTCACGATGATCGGCGTCGGGGTCGTACGCACGCCCGCCGACGCCGAGTTGGGGCAGCGCCTCGTCGCGATCGAGCAGGGCATCGAGCAGTGGCTGGACGAGCACCGGCCCGAATGCGTCGCCGTGGAGCGGGTGTTCAGCCAGCACAACGTCCGTACGGTGATGGGCACCGCTCAGGCCAGCGCCGTCGCGATGCTGTGCGCCGCCCGCCGCGGCATCCCCGTCGCCCTGCACACCCCGAGCGAGGTCAAGGCCGCCGTCACCGGCAGCGGACGCGCCGACAAGGCCCAGGTCGGCGCCATGGTCACCCGCCTGCTGCGGCTCGACGCGCCGCCCAAGCCGGCCGACGCCGCCGACGCCCTCGCGCTCGCCATCTGTCACATCTGGCGCGCGCCCGCCCAGAACCGACTCCAGCAGGCCGTCGCCCTGCACGCAGCCACAGCACGGAAAGGCCGTACGGCATGA
- the ruvA gene encoding Holliday junction branch migration protein RuvA: MIAFVSGTVAALAPDAAVVEVGGVGMAVQCTPNTLSTLRLGKPAKLATSLVVREDSLTLYGFVDDDERQVFELLQTASGVGPRLAQSMLAVHSPDALRRAVATGDEKALIAVPGIGKKGAQKLLLELKDRLGEPIGAPAIGAPVTQGWRDQLHAALIGLGYATREADEAVTAVTPQAEAAEGTPQVGRLLKAALQTLNRAR; encoded by the coding sequence ATGATCGCCTTTGTGAGCGGCACGGTCGCCGCACTCGCTCCCGACGCCGCGGTGGTCGAGGTCGGCGGTGTCGGCATGGCGGTGCAGTGCACGCCGAACACGCTCTCGACGCTCCGCCTCGGCAAGCCCGCCAAGCTCGCCACCTCCCTGGTCGTACGAGAGGACTCCCTCACTCTCTACGGCTTCGTCGACGACGACGAGCGCCAGGTCTTCGAACTGCTCCAGACCGCGAGCGGAGTCGGCCCGCGGCTGGCCCAGTCCATGCTGGCGGTGCACTCGCCCGACGCGCTGCGCCGAGCGGTGGCCACGGGCGATGAAAAGGCGCTCATCGCCGTGCCCGGCATCGGCAAGAAGGGCGCCCAGAAGCTGCTCCTTGAGCTGAAGGACCGGCTGGGCGAGCCGATCGGCGCGCCCGCGATCGGCGCTCCGGTCACCCAGGGCTGGCGCGACCAGCTGCACGCCGCCCTGATCGGCCTCGGATACGCCACGCGCGAGGCCGACGAGGCCGTCACCGCCGTCACCCCGCAGGCAGAGGCGGCCGAGGGCACACCGCAGGTCGGCCGGCTGCTGAAGGCGGCCCTCCAGACCCTGAACCGCGCCCGCTGA
- the ruvB gene encoding Holliday junction branch migration DNA helicase RuvB, with protein MNWDDTTDATASERLVGASADGEDQAVEAALRPKDLDEFIGQEKVREQLDLVLRAARARGATADHVLLSGAPGLGKTTLSMIIAAEMNAPIRITSGPAIQHAGDLAAILSSLQEGEVLFLDEIHRMSRPAEEMLYMAMEDFRVDVIVGKGPGATAIPLELPPFTLVGATTRAGLLPPPLRDRFGFTAHMEFYEPAELERVIHRSANLLDVEIGSDGAAEIAGRSRGTPRIANRLLRRVRDYAQVKADGVITRDIAAAALKVYEVDARGLDRLDRGVLVALLKLFGGGPVGLSTLAVAVGEERETVEEVAEPFLVREGLLARTPRGRVATPAAWAHLGLTPPGSASTGNGQQDLFGT; from the coding sequence ATGAACTGGGACGACACCACCGACGCGACCGCCTCCGAGCGGCTCGTCGGTGCGTCCGCCGACGGTGAGGACCAGGCGGTGGAGGCCGCCCTGCGCCCCAAGGACCTGGACGAGTTCATCGGCCAGGAGAAGGTGCGCGAACAGCTCGACCTGGTGCTCAGGGCGGCACGCGCGCGGGGGGCCACCGCCGACCACGTGCTGCTCTCCGGCGCCCCCGGCCTCGGCAAGACCACCCTGTCGATGATCATCGCGGCCGAGATGAACGCCCCGATCCGGATCACCAGCGGCCCCGCCATCCAGCACGCCGGCGACCTCGCGGCGATCCTCTCCTCCCTCCAGGAGGGCGAGGTCCTCTTCCTCGACGAGATCCACCGCATGTCGCGGCCCGCCGAGGAGATGCTCTACATGGCGATGGAGGACTTCCGCGTCGACGTCATCGTCGGCAAGGGCCCCGGCGCCACCGCCATCCCGCTGGAGCTGCCCCCGTTCACCCTGGTCGGCGCCACCACGCGCGCGGGCCTGCTGCCGCCTCCGCTGCGCGACCGCTTCGGCTTCACCGCGCACATGGAGTTCTACGAACCCGCCGAGCTGGAGCGCGTCATCCACCGTTCGGCCAACCTGCTCGACGTCGAGATCGGTTCCGACGGCGCCGCCGAGATCGCGGGCCGCTCCCGCGGCACGCCCCGTATCGCCAACCGTCTGCTGCGCCGCGTCCGGGACTACGCCCAGGTCAAGGCCGACGGAGTCATCACGCGCGACATCGCCGCGGCAGCGCTCAAGGTGTACGAGGTCGACGCCCGCGGCCTCGACCGCCTCGACCGCGGAGTCCTGGTGGCCCTGCTCAAGCTCTTCGGCGGCGGCCCGGTCGGCCTGTCCACCCTCGCGGTCGCGGTGGGGGAGGAGCGCGAGACCGTCGAGGAGGTCGCCGAACCCTTCCTCGTGCGCGAGGGGCTCCTCGCCCGCACGCCCCGCGGCCGGGTCGCCACTCCCGCCGCATGGGCACATCTCGGCCTCACCCCGCCTGGCTCGGCGTCCACAGGAAACGGACAACAGGACCTGTTCGGGACGTGA
- the yajC gene encoding preprotein translocase subunit YajC, with the protein MSLVTLLPFIVLIGAMFLMTRSAKKKQQQAASMRNDMQPGSGVRTIGGMYATVKEVNEDTVLLDAGPGIDLLFAKNAIGAVLTDDEYNRIVHGIEHDLKSDSDVVPDDASSLTETDESADEAAAASDEKSVDLGKKDTAEEPADDAPAKADAETEAVEAKSDDEPKKTDGDSDAK; encoded by the coding sequence GTGAGTCTCGTGACCCTCCTCCCGTTCATCGTGCTCATCGGGGCCATGTTCCTGATGACCCGCTCGGCCAAGAAGAAGCAGCAGCAGGCCGCGAGCATGCGGAACGACATGCAGCCCGGCAGCGGCGTCCGCACCATCGGGGGCATGTACGCCACGGTCAAGGAGGTCAACGAGGACACGGTCCTCCTCGACGCCGGTCCCGGCATCGATCTTCTCTTCGCGAAGAACGCCATCGGTGCCGTCCTGACCGACGACGAGTACAACCGCATCGTCCACGGCATCGAGCACGACCTGAAGTCCGACTCCGACGTCGTCCCGGACGACGCCTCCTCCCTCACCGAGACCGACGAGTCCGCCGACGAAGCTGCCGCCGCCTCCGACGAGAAGTCCGTCGACCTCGGTAAGAAGGACACGGCCGAGGAGCCCGCCGACGACGCGCCCGCCAAGGCCGACGCCGAGACCGAGGCAGTCGAGGCGAAGTCGGACGACGAGCCGAAGAAGACCGACGGCGACTCCGACGCGAAGTAG
- the secD gene encoding protein translocase subunit SecD, protein MAAPKRGRSASAQSKPGRALALILIAIVALTGGMFLSGHTTPRLGIDLAGGTSITLEAKADQGSAINKANMDTAVDIMNRRVNGLGVSEAEVQTQGDRNIIVNIPKGTNSKEARDQVGTTAKLYFRPVLAQEATGSAAATSPSPSASGSSTASPSPSASKSGSTGEKATSSSSPSASATSQGRAVTDALKADSTPSASASASSSASPSAPASGGTDTSSADAKLQAQYTALDCSKKAQRNTAGDGAKPADTTVGCGEISGVWYKYLLGPAAVDGTEVKKAQAVFDTQTAAGWQVTMTFNGKGSKKFADITAQLAKNTQPQNEFGIVLDGEVVSSPYVSSSITGGNAQISGSFTQDEAQNLANMLSYGALPLSFQEQSVTTVTAALGGDQLHAGLLAGAIGLLLVVIYLVAYYRGLSLVAMASLLVSGILTYVLMALLGPAIGFALNLPAVCGAIVAIGITADSFIVYFERIRDEIREGRSLRPAVERAWPRARRTILVSDFVSFLAAAVLFIVTVGKVQGFAFTLGLTTVLDVVVVFFFTKPLMTLLARRKFFASGSKWSGLDPKSLGAKPPLRRTRRSAPVETKEA, encoded by the coding sequence GTGGCAGCACCCAAAAGGGGCCGGAGCGCGAGTGCCCAGAGCAAGCCAGGGCGCGCGCTGGCCCTGATCCTGATCGCCATCGTGGCGCTCACCGGTGGAATGTTCCTCTCCGGGCACACCACCCCGCGCCTCGGCATCGACCTTGCCGGTGGCACCAGCATCACGCTGGAGGCCAAGGCCGACCAGGGGTCCGCGATCAACAAGGCCAACATGGACACCGCGGTCGACATCATGAACCGTCGTGTCAACGGCCTGGGCGTCTCCGAGGCGGAGGTGCAGACCCAGGGTGATCGCAACATCATCGTGAACATCCCCAAGGGCACCAACTCCAAGGAGGCCCGCGACCAGGTCGGCACCACCGCCAAGCTGTACTTCCGTCCGGTCCTGGCCCAGGAGGCCACCGGCAGCGCCGCGGCCACCTCGCCGAGCCCGTCCGCGAGCGGCTCCTCGACCGCGTCGCCGAGCCCCTCCGCGAGCAAGTCCGGCTCCACGGGCGAGAAGGCGACCTCGTCGTCCTCCCCGTCGGCCTCCGCCACCTCGCAGGGCCGCGCCGTCACCGACGCGCTGAAGGCGGACTCCACGCCGTCGGCGTCCGCGAGCGCGTCGAGCTCCGCGTCCCCGTCGGCCCCCGCGAGCGGCGGCACCGACACCTCCTCCGCCGACGCCAAGCTCCAGGCCCAGTACACGGCTCTGGACTGCTCCAAGAAGGCGCAGCGAAACACCGCCGGCGACGGCGCCAAGCCCGCCGACACCACTGTGGGCTGCGGCGAGATCTCCGGCGTCTGGTACAAGTACCTGCTCGGCCCCGCCGCCGTCGACGGCACCGAGGTCAAGAAGGCCCAGGCGGTCTTCGACACCCAGACCGCCGCCGGCTGGCAGGTCACCATGACCTTCAACGGCAAGGGCTCCAAGAAGTTCGCGGACATCACGGCCCAGCTCGCGAAGAACACCCAGCCGCAGAACGAGTTCGGCATCGTCCTCGACGGCGAGGTCGTCTCCAGCCCCTACGTCAGCTCCTCGATCACCGGCGGCAACGCCCAGATCTCCGGCAGCTTCACGCAGGACGAGGCCCAGAACCTCGCCAACATGCTGTCGTACGGCGCCCTCCCGCTCTCCTTCCAGGAGCAGAGCGTGACCACGGTGACCGCGGCGCTCGGCGGTGACCAGCTGCACGCCGGTCTCCTCGCCGGTGCCATCGGCCTCCTCCTGGTCGTCATCTACCTGGTGGCCTACTACCGGGGCCTGTCCCTCGTCGCGATGGCCTCGCTGCTCGTCTCCGGCATCCTCACCTACGTGCTCATGGCGCTGCTCGGTCCGGCCATCGGCTTCGCACTGAACCTGCCGGCCGTGTGCGGTGCCATCGTCGCCATCGGTATCACCGCGGACTCGTTCATCGTGTACTTCGAACGCATAAGGGACGAGATCCGCGAGGGACGCTCGCTGCGCCCCGCCGTGGAGCGGGCCTGGCCGCGTGCCCGGCGCACCATCCTGGTCTCCGACTTCGTGTCGTTCCTCGCCGCCGCGGTGCTGTTCATCGTGACGGTCGGCAAGGTCCAGGGCTTCGCGTTCACGCTCGGTCTGACCACCGTGCTCGACGTCGTCGTGGTCTTCTTCTTCACCAAGCCGCTGATGACGCTGCTGGCCCGTCGGAAGTTCTTCGCGAGCGGCAGCAAGTGGTCCGGCCTCGACCCGAAGAGTCTGGGTGCCAAGCCGCCGCTGCGCCGCACCCGCCGTTCCGCCCCCGTTGAGACGAAGGAGGCGTGA
- the secF gene encoding protein translocase subunit SecF — MSKLGNLGARLHRGEISYDFIGHRKLWYGISILITITAIVGLAVRGLNMGIDFQGGAVFTTEKTSVSVSQAEDYAKEASGHDAVVQKLGNGTLRIQIAGMDTKQSDQIKNDLAKDFKVDPETIAADLVGPSWGDQIANKAWQGLAIFMVLVVIYLAIAFEWRMAIAALVALIHDITITVGIYALVGFEVTPGTVIGLLTILGYSLYDTVVVFDSLKEQTKDITKQNRWTYSDIANRSINSTLVRSINTTVVALLPVAGLLFIGGGFLGAGTLNDISLSLFVGLAAGAYSSIFIATPLVADLKEREPAMKALRKRVLAKRAQASVEEEMADARPVSDEPDDDAAHAVVGPRTQPASRGRGRGRPSGKRR; from the coding sequence ATGTCGAAACTCGGCAACCTCGGCGCCCGACTGCACCGCGGCGAGATCAGCTACGACTTCATCGGTCACCGCAAGCTCTGGTACGGCATCTCGATCCTGATCACCATCACGGCGATCGTGGGCCTCGCGGTACGCGGCCTCAACATGGGCATCGACTTCCAGGGCGGCGCGGTCTTCACCACCGAGAAGACCAGCGTCTCGGTCTCCCAGGCCGAGGACTACGCGAAGGAGGCCTCCGGCCACGACGCCGTCGTGCAGAAGCTCGGCAACGGCACGCTGCGCATCCAGATCGCCGGCATGGACACCAAGCAGTCCGACCAGATCAAGAACGACCTCGCGAAGGACTTCAAGGTCGACCCGGAGACCATCGCCGCCGACCTGGTCGGACCCAGCTGGGGTGACCAGATCGCCAACAAGGCCTGGCAGGGTCTGGCGATCTTCATGGTCCTCGTCGTGATCTATCTGGCGATCGCCTTCGAATGGCGCATGGCCATCGCGGCGCTCGTCGCCCTGATCCACGACATCACCATCACCGTGGGCATCTACGCCCTCGTCGGCTTCGAGGTCACGCCGGGCACGGTGATCGGTCTGCTGACCATCCTCGGTTACTCGCTCTACGACACCGTGGTCGTCTTCGACTCCCTCAAGGAGCAGACGAAGGACATCACCAAGCAGAACCGCTGGACCTACAGCGACATCGCCAACCGCTCGATCAACAGCACCCTGGTCCGCTCGATCAACACCACGGTGGTCGCGCTGCTGCCGGTGGCGGGCCTGCTGTTCATCGGTGGCGGCTTCCTCGGCGCGGGCACGCTCAACGACATCTCGCTGTCGCTGTTCGTCGGTCTCGCCGCCGGTGCGTACTCCTCGATCTTCATCGCCACGCCGCTCGTCGCCGACCTCAAGGAGCGCGAGCCGGCGATGAAGGCCCTCAGGAAGCGGGTCCTGGCCAAGCGTGCCCAGGCGTCCGTCGAGGAGGAGATGGCCGACGCGCGTCCCGTCTCCGACGAGCCGGACGACGACGCCGCCCACGCGGTCGTCGGTCCGCGCACCCAGCCCGCGTCCCGGGGCCGGGGCCGTGGCCGTCCGTCGGGGAAGCGCCGATGA
- a CDS encoding adenine phosphoribosyltransferase → MTELTDITALLLSRIRDVADYPEPGVMFKDITPLLADPAAFSALTDALAAVAADTGATKVVGLEARGFILGAPVAIRAGLGFIPVRKAGKLPGATLSQAYDLEYGSAEIEVHAEDLSADDRILIVDDVLATGGTAEASIELIRRAGAEVAGLAVLMELGFLGGRARLEPALAGAPLESLLKV, encoded by the coding sequence ATGACCGAACTCACCGACATCACGGCGCTGCTGCTCAGCCGTATCCGTGATGTGGCCGACTATCCGGAGCCGGGAGTGATGTTCAAGGACATCACCCCGCTCCTGGCGGACCCGGCGGCGTTCTCGGCGCTCACCGACGCGCTGGCGGCGGTCGCGGCGGACACCGGTGCCACGAAGGTCGTCGGCCTGGAGGCCCGGGGATTCATCCTCGGCGCCCCGGTCGCGATCCGCGCGGGCCTCGGCTTCATCCCCGTGCGGAAGGCGGGCAAGCTCCCCGGGGCGACCCTCAGCCAGGCGTACGACCTGGAGTACGGCTCGGCGGAGATCGAGGTGCACGCGGAGGACCTGTCCGCCGACGACCGCATCCTGATCGTCGACGACGTCCTGGCCACCGGCGGCACCGCCGAGGCCTCGATCGAGCTGATCCGCCGAGCGGGCGCCGAGGTCGCCGGCCTCGCGGTCCTGATGGAACTGGGCTTCCTGGGCGGCCGCGCCCGCCTGGAGCCCGCCCTGGCCGGAGCCCCGCTGGAGTCACTCCTCAAGGTCTGA
- a CDS encoding RelA/SpoT family protein translates to MPDEAQPLTAAKPEPASAPAAKPALDAKSATNDARGPVEHAQSAPVDKPAEPPRPKPATPERSTSATPAARPNAGQPARTGSSNRVRARLARLGVQRSNPYNPVLEPLLRIVRSNDPKIETSTLRQIEKAYQVAERWHRGQKRKSGDPYITHPLAVTTILAELGMDPATLMAGLLHDTVEDTEYGLDQLRRDFGDSVALLVDGVTKLDKVKFGEAAQAETVRKMVVAMAKDPRVLVIKLADRLHNMRTMRYLKREKQEKKARETLEIYAPLAHRLGMNTIKWELEDLAFAILYPKMYDEIVRLVAERAPKRDEYLAIVTDEVQSDLRAARIKATVTGRPKHYYSVYQKMIVRGRDFAEIYDLVGIRVLVDTVRDCYAALGTVHARWNPVPGRFKDYIAMPKFNMYQSLHTTVIGPNGKPVELQIRTFDMHRRAEYGIAAHWKYKQEAVAGTSKVRSDQPRTTGKDDHLNDMAWLRQLLDWQKETEDPGEFLESLRFDLSRNEVFVFTPKGDVIALPAGATPVDFSYAVHTEVGHRTIGARVNGRLVPLESTLDNGDLVEVFTSKAPGAGPSRDWLNFVKSPRARNKIRAWFSKERRDEAIEQGKDAIVRAMRKQNLPIQRILTGDSLVTLAHEMRYSDISALYAAIGEGHVSAQNIVQKLVSALGGEEAATEEIDEAVPPSRGRRKRRSNTDPGVVVKGVEDVWVKLARCCTPVPGDPIIGFVTRGSGVSVHRSDCVNVESLSREPERILEVEWAPTQSSVFLVAIQVEALDRSRLLSDVTRVLSDQHVNILSAAVQTSRDRVATSRFTFEMGDPKHLGHVLKAVRGVEGVYDVYRVTSARNRS, encoded by the coding sequence TTGCCAGACGAGGCCCAGCCACTCACCGCCGCCAAGCCCGAGCCCGCCTCGGCGCCCGCGGCCAAGCCCGCGCTGGACGCGAAGAGCGCGACGAACGACGCCCGCGGGCCGGTCGAGCACGCCCAGTCGGCGCCCGTCGACAAGCCGGCCGAACCGCCCCGGCCCAAGCCCGCCACTCCCGAGCGCTCCACGTCGGCCACCCCCGCGGCCCGTCCGAACGCGGGCCAGCCCGCCCGTACCGGCTCCTCCAACCGCGTCCGTGCCCGTCTCGCCCGCCTCGGCGTCCAGCGTTCCAACCCGTACAACCCGGTTCTGGAGCCCCTGCTGCGGATAGTGCGCAGCAACGACCCGAAGATCGAGACGTCGACACTCCGCCAGATCGAGAAGGCCTACCAGGTCGCCGAGCGCTGGCACCGCGGCCAGAAGCGCAAGAGCGGCGACCCGTACATCACCCACCCCCTCGCGGTGACCACGATCCTCGCCGAGCTCGGCATGGACCCGGCCACCCTCATGGCGGGCCTGCTGCACGACACCGTCGAGGACACCGAGTACGGCCTCGACCAGCTCCGCCGCGACTTCGGCGACTCCGTGGCCCTGCTCGTCGACGGCGTCACCAAGCTGGACAAGGTCAAGTTCGGCGAGGCCGCGCAGGCCGAGACCGTGCGCAAGATGGTCGTGGCGATGGCCAAGGACCCCCGCGTCCTGGTCATCAAGCTCGCCGACCGCCTGCACAACATGCGCACCATGCGCTACCTCAAGCGCGAGAAGCAGGAGAAGAAGGCGCGCGAGACGCTGGAGATCTACGCTCCGCTCGCCCACCGCCTCGGCATGAACACCATCAAGTGGGAGCTGGAGGACCTCGCCTTCGCGATCCTCTACCCCAAGATGTACGACGAGATCGTACGGCTGGTGGCCGAGCGGGCACCCAAGCGCGACGAGTACCTGGCCATAGTGACCGACGAGGTGCAGTCCGACCTGCGCGCGGCCCGGATCAAGGCCACCGTCACCGGGCGACCGAAGCACTACTACAGCGTCTACCAGAAGATGATCGTCCGCGGCCGCGACTTCGCGGAGATCTACGACCTGGTCGGCATCCGAGTCCTCGTCGACACCGTCCGCGACTGCTACGCCGCCCTCGGCACCGTGCACGCGCGATGGAACCCGGTCCCCGGCCGGTTCAAGGACTACATCGCGATGCCCAAGTTCAACATGTACCAGTCGCTGCACACCACGGTCATCGGGCCCAACGGCAAGCCGGTCGAACTCCAGATCCGTACGTTCGACATGCACCGCCGCGCCGAGTACGGCATCGCCGCGCACTGGAAGTACAAGCAGGAGGCCGTCGCCGGTACCTCCAAGGTGCGCTCGGACCAGCCGCGGACCACCGGCAAGGACGACCACCTCAACGACATGGCGTGGCTGCGCCAGCTCCTCGACTGGCAGAAGGAGACCGAGGACCCCGGCGAGTTCCTGGAGTCCCTGCGCTTCGACCTGTCACGCAACGAGGTCTTCGTCTTCACCCCCAAGGGCGACGTCATAGCGCTGCCGGCCGGTGCCACACCGGTGGACTTCTCCTACGCGGTGCACACCGAGGTGGGCCACCGCACCATAGGGGCCCGGGTCAACGGCCGCCTCGTACCGCTGGAATCGACCCTGGACAACGGCGACCTCGTCGAGGTCTTCACGTCCAAGGCACCCGGGGCCGGTCCGTCCCGGGACTGGCTGAACTTCGTGAAGTCGCCGCGGGCGCGCAACAAGATCCGCGCCTGGTTCTCCAAGGAGCGCCGCGACGAGGCGATCGAGCAGGGCAAGGACGCCATCGTCCGGGCGATGCGCAAACAGAACCTGCCGATCCAGCGCATCCTCACCGGCGACTCGCTCGTCACGCTCGCGCACGAGATGCGGTACTCCGACATCTCCGCGCTGTACGCGGCGATCGGCGAGGGGCACGTCTCCGCGCAGAACATCGTGCAGAAACTCGTCTCCGCGCTCGGCGGCGAGGAAGCGGCCACCGAGGAGATCGACGAGGCGGTCCCGCCGAGCCGCGGCCGTCGCAAGCGGCGCTCCAACACCGACCCGGGCGTCGTCGTCAAGGGCGTCGAGGACGTGTGGGTCAAGCTGGCCCGCTGTTGCACCCCCGTCCCGGGCGACCCGATCATCGGCTTCGTCACCCGCGGTAGTGGCGTATCGGTTCACCGCAGCGACTGCGTCAACGTGGAGTCACTGTCCCGCGAGCCCGAGCGCATACTCGAGGTCGAGTGGGCGCCCACGCAGTCCTCGGTCTTCCTGGTCGCCATCCAGGTCGAGGCCCTGGACCGCTCCCGGCTCCTCTCCGACGTCACCCGCGTCCTGTCCGACCAGCACGTCAACATCCTCTCCGCGGCCGTCCAGACCTCCCGCGACCGCGTCGCCACCTCCCGCTTCACCTTCGAGATGGGCGACCCGAAGCACCTCGGGCACGTCCTGAAGGCGGTCAGGGGAGTCGAGGGCGTGTACGACGTGTACCGCGTGACCTCGGCGCGGAACCGGTCGTAG
- a CDS encoding DUF349 domain-containing protein has protein sequence MSSDPWGRVDETGTVYVRTADGEQVVGSWQAGSPEEALAYFERKYEGLVVEIGLLEKRVKTTDLSAKDAQAAIDHIREQVDAHHAVGDLDALKVRLDKLVETVDKRREERKQQRAKQSDEARHAKEALVVEAEELAQSDQWRAAGERLRALVDTWKGLPRLDRKSDDELWHRFSHARSAFSKRRKAHFASLDAQREDARRTKERLVGEAEALSGSTDWGPTAARYRELMAEWKAAGRAQREHEDDLWNRFRGAQDVFFAARSSVFAERDAEQTENLKLKEELAEEAEKLLPIDDLKSARAAFRAINERWEAIGHVPRDARPKVEGRMHAVERALQEAEETEWRRTNPEARARAAGLTGQLQAAVDKLRGQIDQARAQGNNARADKLERELEGRQALLDQALKGLQEFGG, from the coding sequence GTGAGCAGCGACCCGTGGGGCCGCGTCGACGAGACGGGGACCGTGTACGTGCGTACGGCCGACGGCGAGCAGGTCGTCGGTTCCTGGCAGGCCGGCTCCCCCGAGGAAGCCCTGGCCTACTTCGAGCGCAAGTACGAGGGCCTGGTTGTCGAGATCGGCCTCCTCGAGAAGCGAGTCAAGACCACCGACCTGTCGGCGAAGGACGCTCAGGCGGCCATCGACCACATCCGCGAGCAGGTCGACGCGCATCACGCGGTCGGCGACCTGGACGCGCTCAAGGTGCGGTTGGACAAGCTCGTGGAGACCGTCGACAAGCGCCGCGAGGAGCGCAAGCAGCAGCGCGCGAAGCAGTCCGACGAGGCCCGGCACGCCAAGGAGGCGCTGGTCGTCGAGGCGGAGGAGCTGGCCCAGTCCGACCAGTGGCGGGCCGCCGGTGAGCGGCTGCGCGCGCTGGTGGACACCTGGAAGGGTCTGCCCCGCCTGGACCGCAAGTCGGACGACGAGCTGTGGCACCGCTTCTCGCACGCGCGCTCGGCGTTCTCCAAGCGCCGCAAGGCCCACTTCGCGTCGCTGGACGCGCAGCGCGAGGACGCCCGCAGGACCAAGGAGCGCCTGGTCGGCGAGGCCGAGGCACTGTCCGGGTCGACGGACTGGGGTCCGACGGCGGCGCGCTACCGCGAGCTGATGGCCGAGTGGAAGGCGGCCGGCCGCGCCCAGCGCGAGCACGAGGACGACCTGTGGAACCGCTTCCGCGGCGCCCAGGACGTGTTCTTCGCGGCCCGCAGCTCGGTCTTCGCCGAGCGGGACGCGGAGCAGACCGAGAACCTCAAGCTGAAGGAGGAGCTGGCCGAGGAGGCCGAGAAGCTCCTGCCGATCGACGACCTGAAGAGCGCCCGCGCCGCCTTCCGCGCGATCAACGAGCGCTGGGAGGCCATCGGTCACGTACCGCGGGACGCCCGGCCGAAGGTCGAAGGCCGGATGCACGCCGTCGAGCGCGCCCTCCAGGAGGCCGAGGAGACCGAGTGGCGCCGGACCAACCCGGAGGCACGCGCACGTGCCGCGGGTCTGACCGGCCAGCTCCAGGCCGCCGTGGACAAGCTCAGGGGTCAGATCGACCAGGCACGCGCCCAGGGCAACAACGCCAGGGCCGACAAGCTGGAGCGTGAGCTGGAGGGCCGCCAGGCGCTCCTGGACCAGGCGCTCAAGGGTCTCCAGGAGTTCGGCGGCTGA